The genomic window TCTGTTCTTCGCGCTTCTCCACTTCCACCTCACACCCCGCTTATTGTTCATCAAACGTGCGCACTGTGATGAGTTCCTCCAACGCCGCCATGGCCTCCTGTTCGTCAACCCCGTCGACGCGCACGGTGATGGTACTCCCCATCCCGGCCGCCAGCATCATCACACCCATGATGCTCTTGCCGTTCACCTCGCGGCCATCTTCGTTCTTCGACACATAGACCTGGGACTTGAACTTGCCCGCTGTTTTGACGAAAAGAGCAGCCGGCCGGGCGTGCAGGCCCAACTGATTCTTGATTGTGAAGCGCTTGACGATCATGCTCCCCGAAGCCAACTGTGTCGTGCACCACCTCTGGCAGCGCTCACAAGAGGGCCTGGCCAACTGCCGCCACCGCTACCAGCACCACTACCAGCACGGGCACCGAGACCTTCCCGCTCCGCAGCGCCAGACAGGAAACGACCGCGGAGCCGCCACAGGCTCCCGCCACGGCCAAGCTATGAGGACCAAGCCAGCGCGTACTGCAGACGAACGCCACGCCCAAAGCAAAGGCTCCTAGCGCTGCCAGTCGATCCGCGTAGGGCTGAAACCGGCGCACGGAAATACGCCTCACCACGTCAAACCCTTCGCGAAATCCCTGCCATAGCGCATGGTGGCGGAACCACAAATGAGGAACATTGTAGACCACCACGAAAGCGACGAGTCCCCACCAGCCGAAATGCATCCCCACCGCCACGCCGATGAGCGCCGCCAAAGGTTTGACCCTCGACCAGAACAGCGTGTCGCCGATGGCGCCCAGCGGCCCACACAGCCGGTCCTTGAA from candidate division KSB1 bacterium includes these protein-coding regions:
- a CDS encoding HPr family phosphocarrier protein, with the protein product MIVKRFTIKNQLGLHARPAALFVKTAGKFKSQVYVSKNEDGREVNGKSIMGVMMLAAGMGSTITVRVDGVDEQEAMAALEELITVRTFDEQ
- a CDS encoding PTS system mannose/fructose/sorbose family transporter subunit IID, which produces MRELVRAVDLWRVWWRSFFIQGSWNFERMLALGFCSALIPIARRVAGTQSQRAAFLQRHLQFFNTHPYTASWVLGAVAKLEQQATTQKWPDDRPIRLFKDRLCGPLGAIGDTLFWSRVKPLAALIGVAVGMHFGWWGLVAFVVVYNVPHLWFRHHALWQGFREGFDVVRRISVRRFQPYADRLAALGAFALGVAFVCSTRWLGPHSLAVAGACGGSAVVSCLALRSGKVSVPVLVVVLVAVAAVGQALL